In the genome of Thunnus albacares chromosome 16, fThuAlb1.1, whole genome shotgun sequence, the window TTTGTtgcctttaaaaacacaattgtCCGCAGTAACATTACTGAAACATCTTTAGACTGCTTGTTGTCAAGTGAGGCAGCGGACGCAGTGAAACATAGTTTAGAATTAGGCTACATGGGTTGAATTAATTCTAGTTATCACTTGTTCAAACTTGATTTGAAGTGTGACGGCCCAAGTGTATTATTGCTgaagattagaaaaaaaaccGGCAGcttacagatgactgacagttatcatcatcatcatatcacTGCTGGAAGACTCGACCTTAAACTCTCCTCGTCAGCAAACTCCTCAcatgaataatacatttaaaacaatgatTACAGGAGTTTTATGGTTCTTGGCTACTTGAGGACACGCTTCTCTCTCTGACCCACCCAGTTTGAGGCTGAGGCCGATCTTGGGCCGATGCTCCTCCTGTGGCAGCGCTTCAGGCGGCGAGTTCTCGTGGGGGATGATGATGCCGCATGGCGACTCGTCTCCGGGAGTGTCGGGGGACACGTTGCCGCTGGCCGACGACACCGACGGCGCCGCTGTGATGGGCCGCATTGTGGGCTTGAGGCATGGTTTTGCTTCTGGGTTATCATCGTCGTTGTCGTAATCTTCTTCCTCGCCCTCTTCCACCTCGTCGTCAGAGGGGGCGTGGCGGGAGCGGGATTCCGCTCTGTCCTGGTCCCCTCGCCGGTCCCGGTGGTCTCGTGAACTCCGGTGGTGCGCCCGTTCCTCCTCGGGTTCTGGCTCTTGGATGATGGGAGGCTGTCTCAGACGCTccgcctcttcctcctccatctggACCAATAAGAGGCAGATATGCAGAAGATTAGCACGCAGTCACAATGATACACAGACAATAAGGTCAATAGACAATGAAATCTGGACACCACTGATGCAGAGAGAATGAGATGCTAAAGTGACCTTCACAAAGACAACACACAGTGTGctcacacattacaaacagatactggcaaacacacacacaccacatattCTTCTAGGCAAACGTACCCTGCGTAGCTCTGCGTCTGGGTCTGGATGTCCCTCGTCTAACAGCCTCTGTCTgatctcctccagctcctccttctctctcttcctgtcacgCTCGTCCGCCTCCATCTCCTTCTCTCGGTCTCTGAGACGCTTCTGCAGCGCACTGCCCCTAGAGGTCACATCAGAAATAACAGCCTTCAGAACAATGGCCTTAGCTGCAGTATTGCATCTGCTGTTACAAGTCAGATCTGGGTCACACAGCatctgctgctgcattttgctTCGTTTTTTTACACAATCAGGTGCCGCATGGTTGGGATGTATCACACAGAACAATGAAATGAGTGGCTAAAAAGGAGAAGATTTCACATGTTCACTGAAAATGTACAACTTCTCTGATGCtgaatttattaaaatataaacatctgtAAATTCAAGCTGTTAAGAAGCCTGTTTATTCCTCACTGAAAATCTACAGCGCTGTAGCATATTTATTTGTGCTGCTTACCTGTAGTATTTGGGGTCATCTCTGTCATCATCATAGTCTTCAAGAAACTCTTTCAGCCGTTTGCCCTCTTTTACCTGAAGACACAGTAATTTAATTCTTCAGGATGAAACATCTGTTTCTGCTCACAAATTACTGTCTAAATCTGTTCATATGAGTACATAAATGCCACATGAAAGTCTCCTTCATGACATCACAGTAACAGGAACATTTATTGGTGAAGTATCCCTCGAGGACAATTAAAGTCAAGTTGAAACTTGCAGCATAAATACACTCTGTAGTGGAATCACTGAGTTCGGTGGTTTTAAAAAAGGTAAACCCGAGTATACTCAATAATATGAACTTCAACTGTTCAAAGTCAAGTAGATCATCTCTATAAACACGAGTGGTCCATCAATATCCTCTCACCATTTCTCGTCGGCGCTCATCTTCCCTCTCAGCCTCTTTGGCATAATCCCGtgctttcttcctctccctgaGCTCCCAGTTTTTTAGGCGCTGTAATCGAAATAGTTTAAGGTCAGAGACTGTATCTCATGACACCAAGATAAGACAGTTAAATACACATGATGATATTTCtatagaaatgaataaaaaaaagacccaGGAAAGTGATACTTGAAGATTTCAAGGTTGGTCTATTTTGAACATCTCTTACTGAACAAACTCCAACCACTGCTGAAGGCCACAAGATGTCAGTCTTGTGTAAAAATTAATCCCTGATTCAATGTATTTCTTTCTGCTACCCTCCTCTTTTTGgggtttacatttacatttttaacccAATAAATGTTATTCTCAACATTTAGAAATTTAGAATCTGGAAAACTGATCCTTCAAACACTGAACCTGAGACGGTGCAATTACACAGCAGTCTCTAACCCTGCAGGTAACCTTCCTGGTGTCTTTCCTACCTCCTGATAGGCTGCTTCTTTGTCTCTGAGTTTCCTCTCTAGCTTCCTGCGTTCATAtgcctcctcttcatcctcttggTCTCgtttcttttctctgtcacGATCTCGACTCATCTCCCTGCAAAAAAGGGGTAGGAATACATCACATATGTTAATCTGATTTGgaacaaatatacaatacaaGCTAAGTTTTAAGTCATGCTCACAAAACATAGTGAGAGATTGTCAAGATTGTCAATCAAGTCTGGTGTGTGTTAACCTGACaagccagatggtttgttacacagaaccatctgataagtcgtccttggaaactgtttggaaaagggcaggcactttcaaaaaattcttggcaggtgattggatgaatcACCGTCTTatcttgcaaggcagctggattcacaagatcacgaGAATCCTCATTggacgctgattggtctgaaccactggtggttcagacacaagcacataacttgaagcctgataAGATGGATAggtctgtatttctctgtacCTCTGCAAGGTAAGGTCTGTACATGCTCACATATTCCTGAGAGAAAGTTCAATCAGGCAAAATAAATGGAAACCTCTTTGTAGGTGTGTTGAGGCTTTAATCACCAGAGAGAGTTTTTACCCAACATAACATGTTGGGTAAAATTAAGTTGGTTCTTGATTCTGCATCaggttttgatttatttacaaCCTTAAAGAAAGCAAGTGATTGAAGTTCTTTCCTTTGAAAATCAATGTGTGGTAACATGAAACTGTTTATCTCACAGCTCTAATGtgttgctttttgttgttttcttttaaacctGTGACATCATATTCCCCCCCCAACTCCCCTCACCTGGATCGGCTGCGCTCAGCGCTCCTGTCGCGGCTTCTGTCCCTATCCCAGTCTCTGTCTcgatctctctctctggtcCTGCGGTCACGGTCGCGGTCGCGGTCACGGTCACGATCGCGGTCGCGATCGCGGTCTTTGTCTCGGTCTCTCTCCCGCTCTCGCTCCCTTTCCCTCTCCCGTTCCCTCTCACGCTCCTTCTCCCTCTCGCGGTCCCGCCGCTCTCTTTCCCGCTCTCGCTCTTTTTCCCGCTCCCTCCTTTCCCGCTCAAACTCCAGCCGCTCTTTCTCCCGCTTGTCCTTCTCCTCTTCCAGTTTCTGCAGAGCAAAACACAGACAGGTTCAGCCGATGCCACACGTGGTCGAGGAGCAAAGTGAGTCTTTGCAGTCAATTTGCTACTGTGCACAGATCAAGTGGTTTCCAGATTTTTGAGGATAGACTGCGAGTTTTCTTAAAGTAACATGCCTTTTGCTAGTCAATGCAAAGCTTGTAAGAGACGCTAAAATCCTAAAGCTCAAACTGGGAAGACCTGGAACGATCAAAAGGCTCTCCCTCACAGAGAGACAGCTTCATCATTGATCTGTTTTTTGAAGTCACACTTGCAGTATAAGCTACAGTTTAGCGAGAAAGTAACTGGAAACCACTTTAATGGTCAAAAAGATCTGTGGAGCATGTTCAACTTGAGGCATTCATAACGAGAAAAAGGCGCTGCAAAAGACAATGCTTTTTCTCTCCTTAAGAGTCCTCCTCTCAGtacaaggaaaacaaaaacagaaaacaggcgTCAGTCTTTTGTTGAACTAGTTGTTTGTGACTTACAGGTGTTGAACTATGGACTCAGCCCTTCGCTGCCCCTACAAGCCTTTTAAGTTAGGCCTGGGAGGAAAGCAGGTCACACGGTATACAAGGGAAAAACGTTATGGGATTCTGTCTTGCTTAAGcatcatcataatcattatcatcatcatcaaaaaacAACCTTTACTTCAATGAGTATAATGGCATTCGGTAAAGTGCTAAAACAAGAAATGAACATAATGAACATCAGTTACATTTCTGCACAGATAAATGAAATTGTAGAAGCGGTCTTACCCCTGCAGAAGTCTTCAGCAGTTCTTCACGACTCATTACTCAGACACACGCACCACAACTCTGCCTTTATGGGCATTACACACAAGGCTTTGAGTGCAATTTGGCAACATTTATAGTTAAACAGCATCTGACTAAGAATGAGAGCACTGaatacagtgaaataaaacacagctcAATCCTATTTAGAAGCCCTTGTGCTCTTACACAGAGCAATGAAAACTAAgttaaaactgtcaaatttaCTCTAATGAATGTAAATCACGTTAAACTTGTGTACAATTTCTACACAATCATACGCTGCTACGAGCCGTCAGCTGATCTTCAGCCTGAAACAAAGGCTACGACCTACAAGCCTTGGGTGTAATGCCATTCAAGAAGGAAACTTGTGACATGAGAAAGAAGAGATGTTAGAAATTCTGCCTATGgttaattattattacttgtTACTTCGGTGCCTTGAATGAAGAACCATtctgttttattgatttcatgtcAGGTGTaaaatttagcttttttttttaaatttatgtttatttcactTACCTCTGTACAATATCTGCCAGGGCTTGTTAAACAAATACCGACTGCACTGATCTGAGCAGAACATTATCTGTTCCTATTTCTCTCAAATAGACcaaatttttattcattttctgttgtagttttgtgtttGGTTGGatttttttacagcatttatTCTAGTAGAATTGTTGTTATAATAGTAATACttcaaaaaaaacccaaaacagacttggaaaaggaaaaaaacactggCATTGCACTTCtaaattttttttgttgtaaaaaaataaataacatacaCTTCTTTTCTTTCTAGTTTTTGGATAAGTCTTTGAACTGGTTGCAGGGCTTGATTTTGACAATTTCCCCGCTGTGTGCTGGAGAAGATAAGTTTCATTGTGTGTGGTCTTTAAATATATGTATAGACTCACTAAACTATCTTATTAAAAGGGGGAAAAATGAGGCAGAGAGAGTTTgagagatgagaagagagaACTCACAACAAGACATACAGAGAGCACGTACCTTGTCAGTCTTCAGATCAGTGTGCTGCTGTGGAGTGGGCGCCCCCCCGCATTAGCATAATAAAGGCTACAGCCAAAATTACTGCAGTGGTTATTGACAATAGTCTCTGTGCTTCAACATGAACACCATTAAGACAGACCATCATTTACGGAGGACTCGCACAGGTTCACTGACTCTCCAGCTTTTCCGGCCACCATCAGTAACGTCACAAATTCGTGGATGGTAATGATGGGAAGGACGTTTGTAGTGTCGAATGGTTGGCTAGATAAAGATCATCGTAAGCCCGGCCCAACGTGCACCGAAGTGCAGCGCAGTTGCCCCTATGCAAGTCCTCAAGAGGGGGGCGCCCAGTATATGTATAAAGTAAATGAAGGCTGATACTTACATCCTATCCTCGCAACTTTTTCCAAAGCTCTGAGATTCATCTTGCTTTAGTCACCATATGATCACTATCATAATGGTGGGGTTTAATGAATAGATTAGCTTTTAAGTAACTTTACATTGTCTCCATGCATTTTTGTGTGATGAATGAAGAATGGATCTATAATGGTCACACCTAGATAGTTTCACTACAGTGGTCACAGGTGTCAAATCAGGCCTGAGAAAGGTGACAAAAATATTAGCTGTCCGCCTGTTTGTGGTGTTTGAACATTGAACATGAAACATTTCATATAATATGGGACGAATTAAGATGTTTGGTGGTGTGAATTTTAAGGACTGCCAATTTGTAGCTCAGTATGCATGTTATTGAGATCAAGAAAAGCTTGGTAAATGTGTCAACTACCGCTAAATGTGCAAGCTATAGGAGTGAACTatgtgagcagctgctgtccAAAACCTGTAATGTCAATAAGGAGATCAAAGAAGCCACTTTACCTTGTGAGTGTCACGAAATTTACTAATCTCTCTGGAAATCAGGTCTCTCTTGTCTTCTTCTATATCAATAGTGTTTATGTCATCCTatgaaaaaaggaaggaaaagtcAATCCTTAGGTTGTAAATACCACTTTCATATTGAAGTTCCAAGAAGAAGACGGTGCAAGGTGGAGAAGAATTGATAAAAGGTTGGTATACCTCttcttttttatccttttttctctttcgcCGCTGGGAATCCTCATCTTGTGAAGGCGCGTTGAGCTCTGCAGCATATTCCCGCATTAAACCATCAATAGCACCTTTGATGATCTGATCCTTCTTCTTAGTATCCTCGTCGAGAACGTCTTCCTCGTCATCTCCTCCATCTTCAGCCTTCCCtttctgtaaacacagaaaagaaaatctaaaCTTAGCCATCAGTTTATCTAAtcactgcaataaaaaaaaaaaaattatttgaatttCTTAACAAATCTGAGAGCTGGACCTGGTGTTTGATCTATTCCCCAAGCAACAAATACAGGCACACTTAATTCCTGAAAACAGATTCATACCCCATTTGCTGTCCTCTTCTTAGCTTTCCACTCGTCGAGTTGTGCTTTTGTCTTGGCATCCACCTTCACCAGCAGATTCTTGTCTCCAATCTGCAGTTCATGAAGCAGCCGCAGGGCTCGCAATGTGGACTCTGGCTCCTTGTACTCACAAAACCCAAAAGCTGTCAACAGACAAACatggaaataaatataaaatgcaaGTTTATAAATAGCcctgtataaataaatacttcTTTATTTCCTCTATTCACTTACTAGAAAACCTATTTGCCCCTGTAAAGCTTAGCAGAGGTCAGGCATGCAGCTTGACGGGCAGTAAAGGTGACAGTTGACAGTCACTAAATCAACGATTAGTTAATTGTAAACTATGTCCGGCTTTTCTTCTGTggtaaaaatacagtaatttctGTCTGATAAAAAGTGAAACAGCTGATCAGCCCTGGTAATCATAGATGGATTTGATTTACCTTGAAGCTTGCCAGAGGCTCCCTGGACTCTCTTCCAGCTCAGGACAATTCCACATTTCTGCATCAAGAGCAAAATGGAAAAGAGTTCAGGTCAAGTGGTAATGGATTTAATAAAATGCCACAGTGCAGAATTCACACAGTTTCAACAGGTTAGCTTCATTTTAGTCATCAAATTCCATGACTTACAAACAATTTATGGCATCATTGTATACAATTAGGATAACTGTTGTTTGCGTTATATTGCTAACAAGATCCATAAACATCTATTAGAAATCAAATGTGAGGGTGGTGGATTTGACTGCTTGAAAAAGGATTGTAGAATCAACTCTAATTTCAGAGACGCCATTTCCATATCCAGAAAACATGATCTTGAAAAAACATTCTCCAAAACTAAGTGATTTGTAGATCATATTTATACTATCATTGTAGaatcttcctctgtctcttacCGCCAGCAGCTGTCTAATCAGCATGTCTGAAGCTTTCTCTGATATGTTCCCCACAAACACTGTGGTGGTGGGGCCACTGTTGTCATCGTTGTCTTTGGCTCGCACAGCAACAATGTCCTTCCTGGGGACTGCAGGCTTACTGAGCACCGGCAGAGAAGACACCATTACTGCAGGGGTGGGTGTCATGATGCCCATGTGAACTGGGATCATTGGAGTTCCTGCAACAGCCAAAGGAAATGTACATCAGCTAGAGCAAAGCAGTCTGCCGTTAAACTTTGCTTGAAAATAGATGGTTAACATGTATagattatttgtttgttgttgttgtttgttttttctcttatctttgttttttggtgaaatattggatcatttgaacatttattgaaatgaaaccatgtgagaagtttagagggaaaaatcattatttggtggagctgttaacaactcatagacatctgaaatgtgaccccaactacacaaTACAaataagacgtcaaaagccaaaaaggttggaaacaactggtttcatctttaacaatgtgttgtattttaaaagcttgttatattatccattgtgtcaaatcttcatctgaagaTACAATaattctctctgaaatgtagtgaagtggaagtataaagtagcgtCAGATGGCAATACTCaagtacttagttactttccaccactgctgttaGTGAAGCAATATGTTCAACACTAAAATAATTaaagcatatgtgtgtgtgtgcttaccTGTGGGGAAGCCAGCAAACTGAGGGGGCATCCCAGGAGGGGGCAACAGCGGCCGGTTTAAGTGAGGGGGGAATGACATCCTGGGTCTAAGTCTGACCGACCTGGTGgaggaacagaaacacacattagctgtcttttttttcatgatgtgaTAAACTCACACTTTACTGAAGTGGTTCGTATAGTATAACTTTGATATGAGACTGGAACAAACGCAAGTATTGGCCACCTTTCTTTAAAGGACACTTGAAAACATCGCCATGATATCGATTTGTGACTTTTGCTAACCAGCTGTAATGCTAATTtaagttagcttagcttattgTGGTAACGTTCACTGACTTATTGTCATAAAGTTGGTGTACTATTACTTTGTTGTACCGTATTACATGAGGTTGTCGCTAAATAACTTCACACCGATTACCGTTACCAAAAAAAACTACTATCTGGCTGGTTAGCTAAAGCTAGCATTAACCGCGCTACCGTACCCGGCACAGCTAaattaagctaagctaatacTAGCTACAGCTGGAACTCGCTTTAGCGTACTAAATACGAGTTCAGAATAAATGGTTATGTATTCGTGTATACATACCCTGaatcaaattaataaaaacagctaCCAGAAGATTATTAATAAGGAAAATCGGTCTAACGCTCCGAATGTTGGATTAGCACGCTGGCTAGTCACGTCACGGGCCTTCAAAAACAGTGACGCAAGCGCTTTACGTACCACATTATAGGAGCGCTTGTTTTATGTGTCGGGTACACAAAACAAGTGCGGAGCTAGAAAATATGTTAGAGCAACTACTACTGCTTCAGTATTATTGATAGTAATATGTCACTACTTCtaacaaaaaacatcaattataataataatattaattataatagaaataataaattCGTATTGTAGTATGCTTTTAATAAATGATTCAAAAGAGTTCCTGCAAAAACGGTTTCAATATTAAGTTTCGGTTTTACTTTAGGAACCTTTAGAAGCAGGCGCCAGGAACAATCAgttattaaaggacaggttcacaatttttcaagtctgtcttaaaacagtcaggtacccatatgaacactgaaagagattttcctcgctgtaatcattcctcttgttcatactggttattaaaagatccccttcaaatgtgctttcagtgtaagtgatggagggtAAATTCTCAAAATAGTTGATTTTCTTCCGATCAGCTAATAGATTAGTCGACTAACCACCACAGTCCTAGACATGTTAAACAAAAACTCTGGACTTTTTCAATAAGTCACTGTCAGTAGACTTAAATGTCACTTAATCACATTATCATTAAATGCCTTCCAGCATACACTCAGCTTTCAGTTTATTAGGCTCACTTATCTAAAACTAATACAGTCTAATACAACACAAATCCCATCTTAATGAAGGTAACaatgttcagtttctgttgatTCATATTTATGATAATTTTAGGAAGTTTTAACTTGTGGTGTTGTTAAAGAACAGGTTCACAATAGTTCAAGCGTGTCTTAGAACAACAggcaggtgtccatatgaacagtgaaacaggttttcctcactgtaatcattcctcctgttcatactggatattaaaagatctccttcaaatgtgccaaaatccacagtgtgtccacacagtcattttgtgcaaaaatgcatttaaaagtttatctgaagcttatatgaggcttcagcagtctgagttagtcatatcaagtggatatctgccacatttacagtctttttagcatcaaattccctctttgtgtttccctgttgagctgtggtggaagcatagttacaaaaagaggaacgttggcactaaaaagactgtaatgttgaaagatatctacttgatttgactcattttgcttcatattagcttcaggtAAACTTTGTAATcaattttgcacagaaggaggcttgtggattttgttccccatcacttacattgtgcGTGCATTAggaagagatcttctaatggtcagtatgaacaggaggaatgattacagcaagaaaaaactatttcaatgttcatttgggctcttgactgttgttttcagacagacttgaaaaatgtgaacctgtcctttaacaccGTTTTTGGTAAATAGAGTCAGCCCCCACACATTTACTCTGTGTGGAGGCCCCAGGGCCACCAGTAACCTCCTGTACTTTCAAATGCAAATGTTCTGTAACTGTTTTATTACCCCTGATAACGGAGATCCTTATATATATGTGAGGCATTTTATGCAGGTATAATCAGCCCACATAGCGCTATTaagtatttattataatataatataatataatataatataatataatataatataatataatataatataatataatataatataatataatataatataatataatatgaatttAAGAGgttggttaccatggtgattttGTTGTAGTAGCTCgctgtgacagcagctgtgccGCGAGGTCTGCATCTGACACGGGTGTGACGTCACTTTAGGCgggttttttttcacagaaagtGCTAGAAGAAACGAAGCGCACCCTCCTAGTTTAAAATATCCATCCATCAGACTAAAAAGATCCATACTTTTTTGCTAATTTACCATGCGATAAACGctgtatttgtgctttagatTCGAGTATATTTTTTAAGTTGGTGCAGAAATTTCTGTCCCGATAGTATACGGCGACAGTTATGCAGCCTAGTCCGGTCAACAAAAAAGGTCTCTGAATAAAACTATCCTTGTGCTGTAAACTGCCACAAGGTGGTAGCAATGATGCGCTGGCCACAGGGATTGACTTCACTAATATTGCAGTATTTTCCAAGGTACAAAGTGTACCACCTGCTGCATTGGTGCATTGATGTTTTGAAGAGCCTTGGCGAATCACTTTTGTCGTGTAAACTATgcataaaacacatttagagTTGATTTCTTATCATCTTCAAATCACCTTGCACTGATATTAACATTATTGCTATCCACAAGTCCTTCAAGCTTATCCAATTGCCTGTTTATATCaataatcataattatttaCTACCTCTTTATGCACTACTATGACTTTGATTTTAAGCCAGTATATtgaatgtgttgttttcttaaataaaataagctgTTTTACCCACAGACTAGTTTTAGTGGTGGATGGTGCAACGCGGATGGATACACCTGCACACTGAAACGCATGTGTATAAAGATTCCGGTCTATTAAGAGGAAGTCCCTTTCCATTTCCCTGcgtcagagagcagaggggaCACATATCTGGTTGCATTTTATTCAAGATAAGTCAACGGAATAAACAAGGTATGTACACAAATAATTTGTCTACTCATATTACACCTTATGGTCTGTTAATATCTTTTGAGTTTTTGCTAAGCCATCACAGAACTAGTCCATGGATGTGTCCACGATGAGAGCTCATCATGAGTCACGACGATAACCTTAGCATCAGTGCAGTATGCTGAGTGAAAACTGGTACAATAATGGCTTCGTTGGTCTATTCGGTCTATGTGTTACATAATAATTAATCCTTTTAGACGGTAAGATTTCGGTGTTTTGGCAGCCTGTGTGTGGTGCTGAGCGGGGTAACAGAATGCGGCATTGCAGAGCTGTTAGGCCGGGCTCGGGTTGCACAAAGGCAGGTGTGGTGAAGATGACAACGCTGTTTATTTGGCTAAACGTAACGTTACCGTTGACGAATGGTACGAATGACACAACTTTACTCACGTTATAAACTCAAAATGTGCCATTTCCCcctttttattatataaataatctTCACCAAAAGGTATCGAGCCAACGTTTGATAAACGCTAACCGTGATTTCTGTTGCCAGTAACGTTAGCCCTTTAACGGTCACTCAGCCGTTACGTAACTAACGTTAGTGTTAATATCAAACAAGACAAGCCGTGATTCGATTTATTGGAAAATGACAGGTCATTGTTTTGGCTTTATCTTTTgcctatttatttatattaacgTTATGTTTGTCGCCGCCTTCATTAATCAATCTTTTAACGATTAGACTTGATGCGTTTTAATCACGAGTTTTCGTATGATAGCGCGTTTTCTAGCTgttatttttgtcagttgcCGTCCCTCAGCACGTGTTTGCGGAGGCCATTGTCTGTCTGTATTGTCGGTCCGACGCCATGTTGGTGAACGGCTACTTCCGCCGATCTGTAGTAACACGATGGCAGCTGTCCATTATTGAAACCAGCTTGAGGACGTGAtcaaattatattattgtttattgactAACGAAACCGATAGGATTAGAGGTTTAGAGTAGAGTGCAACACGTTCTAACAAGTAGCCATTTTAGCCTCTCAAATGATATGGTAACCTTTCTAATAAGAGTCAGcttgtttattattacttagACATATGTAGTTTACATTTTAGTATAATTTAAATCAGTACTGTTCACTGAAACATTAATGATTTCCTTCTGTGCAGATGCCTGAAGAAATGCACCaagaggaggaggctgagacCTTTGCCTTCCAGGCAGAGATCGCTCAGCTGATGTCCCTGATTATCAACACCTTCTATTCCAACAAGGAGATCTTCCTCAGGGAGTTGATCTCCAATGCCTCTGATGTAAGTCTGCAAGATCCCCTTGTTGTAGTTCTCATTCTACACCATACTTAAGCAGGTTTTCAAGTGCTTATGGTATGGCAAAGCATTTAATGATATGTAAAGGACTTATTGATTCTAAATTTTCTCAGAATCCATCACTTGTTTTTGAATATGGTGTTAATGAATGATACTTAATGTTTACAGGCGCTGGACAAAATCCGCTATGAAAGCCTGACTGAGCCCACCAAGCTGGACAGTGGCAAAGACCTGAAAATTGAAATCATTCCTAACAAAGATGACCGCACCCTGACCCTCATCGACACTGGAATTGGCATGACCAAAGCCGACCTGATCAACAACCTGGGTACCATCGCCAAGTCTGGCACCAAGGCCTTCATGGAGGCCTTACAGGTACTACAGTTGTGCATGATCTAGTGTGGAAAATGATGGCATGCATTATATTACAAGGAAAGGTTGCATGTATCAGACTGTTTCAGTCTTGGGTAGATAAAATAGATATGCTATCAGaattataa includes:
- the rbm25b gene encoding RNA-binding protein 25b; amino-acid sequence: MSFPPHLNRPLLPPPGMPPQFAGFPTGTPMIPVHMGIMTPTPAVMVSSLPVLSKPAVPRKDIVAVRAKDNDDNSGPTTTVFVGNISEKASDMLIRQLLAKCGIVLSWKRVQGASGKLQAFGFCEYKEPESTLRALRLLHELQIGDKNLLVKVDAKTKAQLDEWKAKKRTANGKGKAEDGGDDEEDVLDEDTKKKDQIIKGAIDGLMREYAAELNAPSQDEDSQRRKRKKDKKEEDDINTIDIEEDKRDLISREISKFRDTHKKLEEEKDKREKERLEFERERREREKERERERERRDREREKERERERERERERERERDRDKDRDRDRDRDRDRDRDRDRRTRERDRDRDWDRDRSRDRSAERSRSREMSRDRDREKKRDQEDEEEAYERRKLERKLRDKEAAYQERLKNWELRERKKARDYAKEAEREDERRREMVKEGKRLKEFLEDYDDDRDDPKYYRGSALQKRLRDREKEMEADERDRKREKEELEEIRQRLLDEGHPDPDAELRRMEEEEAERLRQPPIIQEPEPEEERAHHRSSRDHRDRRGDQDRAESRSRHAPSDDEVEEGEEEDYDNDDDNPEAKPCLKPTMRPITAAPSVSSASGNVSPDTPGDESPCGIIIPHENSPPEALPQEEHRPKIGLSLKLGATGSPSQPNAGKRKKLPVDSVFDKFDDEEADEQPRKRKLVPLDYDDDKSPGVDGAGLAGMKGANSEEKRKHIKSLIEKIPTAKPDLFSYPLDWSMVDTTLMERRVRPWINKKIIEYIGEEEPTLVDFVCSKVMAHGTPQGILDDVAMVLDEEAEVFIVKMWRLLIYETEAKKIGLVK